The Longimicrobium terrae genome includes a region encoding these proteins:
- a CDS encoding YciI family protein has product MKFMLMMNTPASSGAVDYKVNQWSPDDFKAHIAFMHQFNAELAAAGELVDAQGLTPPSEARLVRAGTDGAPVTDGPFPESKEFLAGFWIVQVASAERAYELAARASAAPGPGGAPMNMAIEVRQVGEAPSTD; this is encoded by the coding sequence ATGAAGTTCATGCTGATGATGAACACGCCCGCCTCGTCCGGCGCGGTGGACTACAAGGTCAACCAGTGGTCGCCGGACGACTTCAAGGCGCACATCGCGTTCATGCACCAGTTCAACGCGGAGCTTGCCGCGGCCGGCGAACTGGTGGACGCGCAGGGGCTTACACCGCCCAGCGAGGCCCGTCTGGTACGCGCCGGCACCGACGGCGCCCCGGTGACGGACGGCCCGTTCCCGGAGAGCAAGGAGTTCCTTGCGGGGTTCTGGATCGTGCAGGTCGCCAGCGCCGAGCGCGCGTACGAACTCGCCGCCCGCGCCTCCGCCGCGCCCGGCCCCGGCGGCGCGCCCATGAACATGGCAATCGAGGTGCGCCAGGTGGGCGAGGCGCCTTCCACCGACTGA
- a CDS encoding YciI family protein, producing MRYLLMMNTPRGDGEWQHKQWAPEDWDAHMDYWRALNADLAAAGELVAIHALAEPGKARLVRAGPDGTPVTDGPFPETKEFLAGFWVVDVDGPERAYQIAARASMVPGPGGAPLHMPIEVRQVMGAPPSDA from the coding sequence ATGCGGTATCTGCTGATGATGAACACGCCGCGCGGTGACGGCGAATGGCAGCACAAGCAGTGGGCGCCGGAAGACTGGGACGCGCACATGGACTACTGGCGCGCGCTGAACGCGGACCTCGCCGCGGCGGGCGAACTGGTGGCCATCCACGCGCTCGCCGAGCCGGGCAAGGCGCGCCTGGTCCGCGCCGGGCCAGACGGCACGCCGGTGACAGACGGTCCGTTCCCGGAAACCAAGGAGTTCCTGGCCGGCTTCTGGGTGGTGGACGTGGACGGGCCGGAGCGCGCGTACCAGATCGCCGCGCGCGCCTCCATGGTGCCCGGCCCAGGCGGCGCGCCCCTGCACATGCCCATCGAGGTGCGCCAGGTGATGGGCGCCCCGCCGTCGGACGCGTGA